From Neosynechococcus sphagnicola sy1:
GGGATACAGCCCCTTAAGCGGTAACGCTATGGGAAAGTAGAGATCGTTATCACGATCGACTTGTAAGCAGATCACGATAACAGCACCATCAATTGCTAGGCTGACTCCGGTAATGTCACACCTGTATTGGTCAAATTCCATGACATCATCTCCGGTAGTTAACCTGTCTCGGATCTGGCTTGATAGAATTATAACCAAGTGCAATATTCATCGTCATCGCTGTAGTCCTGTGCTTCAAGATAAGTAGAGAGGAGAGCCCACTCTTGCTCGTTTAAGCTACCTTGAAGCAGTTCAAGCTGAGTGAATCGGGTAAGTAAAAGCTAACGATTAGCAATCAGGGTTTCAAGCTGTTGGCGAATCTGCCCACTGCGATCGCGGAAGACGCTGATCCAAACAGATGTATCAATCAGCAACATGACGAGTTCCGCGCAGAGCCTTGTGATCAAAGTCTGGAACCAACTGGATTTGCCCCGCAAGGTCGAGAAGGCTTTTCTTACGGCGAGATCTCACGAATTCTTGAAGAGCAAGATTTACCAGTTCTTCTTGGGTGGTGAGGTTAGTCATCTGAAAGGCTTCGTTGAGGAGCGATTCATCAAGGTTAAGGGTAATTTGCATAGATATGGATATTGGATTGAAGTATGCACAATTATTCTCTTCACATTTTAACCTGATAGATGAACACCCCACTTCTAGGCATATCTTTGTTAGTTAGCTCTGAAGCCTTAAATTACTTGTTTTGGCGCAATGCCCTTTCAAATCGCTCCGCCAAAATAACGGTTATAAAAGGCTCTAAAAATCCTCGAAAAAATGGAATTGAGCGCATCATAGATAATGACATAAGCGTTGGATCAACTGATTTATTAAGAATTCCTAGAATTGCACTTTCTGCGGCTTTACGAGTATACGAGCGACAGACAACATTCGCATTTTTCATATATACCTCGATTAATTCAGACGTGTTATTTACAGAAATCAACTCAAGGTAAACACGAACCCCTGGAATCAATAGCTCAATGTTCAAATCGAGTTCGCCATTCTGACGCTGTAACTCACTAATTTTCCCAAAGCCGACTTCAGGCTCAGTCTTGAGGCTGTAACCAACAATCTTGGCATTATTATCTAGCCGTATCAGAACTGGGTGATTTCCAACCGCTTGGTTTCCTGAATTGAAAACTTCAAGATTGAACAGAAAAACAGATGTTGCCTGCTATGCCGCATATTTCACTTCTAATTTACTGCGAATCGTATCTGCAAATGTCAACAATGAAAATGCGTCGTTAATAACGCAATCAATTCGTCTAACTCGGCTTGTCTTTTGCTAGATGAAGATGGATGCTGCTGCGGTTATTGCTGCTCCAACAACCGCACCAATAATTGCCGCAACTGTAGGATTTTCATGCCAACTCATCTATATGTATTACTCCTCATTAAGTGAGCAAGACTGTCCAGCTAACGCGCCGCTCCACTGGCGCGTTAGGCGTTACGTTTTCTCCTTCGACGTCCAATTCGATACTAGACACGCCAAATATTCTTGAAATGATTTGTGTATGACGGGCGATTCTACCGATGGACTCCAAGTGATCACAGGATATCCTTCGGGGTCCCCCGGTATCTCCGGTATGCACAAGCAATCGAGCTGTTCATCGAATCCGAGCGTAAGGCCTACGTAGCTAGTTGGGATCTTTCGCGTTCTTCGCCTGCGTCTCCAGTAACTATTTATTCGGATGATGTGACTAGGTGATTGAAAATCTGGTCCGAGGCTTGCGAACAGGCAATGAAATTTGTCGCTGGTTTTTGCCAAGTTCGTAAGCGTAGTGGGCAAAGCTGTCTGAAAATGCTCTTCTATCCTTTTAATGCTGTCCGGGTCAGGACGCGGATGTCTCGGAAAGCAGTCGACCAGACAACGGTCAAAAGTGGCAAAGAGGTCATCCATGGGATAAGTGACGCCTAACGGCTGAATTCAGCGGCGGCAACGATACTCTGCATCTCCGAAAGGATGTCCATACCGTCCGCTGCAACCGAATTGTTAGACCACTGCATTTAGAGAGGGTAGCCAGGGAATATCTGTAACGCCTGGTTCATAACCAAGTTGTTTGATTAGTGTTGTGATCTGTCCTCGATGATGAGTTTGATGATTGAACATATGTGTCACCAAAATCGAGGCAGGTAGCACACGGCGTTTTCCGTCTACGTTGCTTGTGTACTCAAATGGTTGTCTGAGCCACAATGGATCAAGCTTTATAGACCATTCTAAAATTTGCTGATCCATCTTCTCTCTCTCTACTCTTAGCTCTTCAAAATCCGCATATAGTTCCTGCCCGATCGCTGCGACTGAGAATGAGTTGTTGGTAAAACGTCCCATCCATGCCTTGTCGCCATAGAGTAAGTGATTCAATGTTCCATGAATAGACTTAAAGAAAGCACCAAGATCTTGTTTACGTTTTTCGTCAGGAATCATTAAACAAACCGAATACAGGCTCTGATTCATCCAGCAATTATACTCAGCCATTAGTTGGTAGTAGCTACCGTTATACATACTCATCAACTTCAACCAAAATACCTAGCAAACCTGTAATTCTCAATTCTAAGCGATCGGCTTCTGCTCGACCACGACGCTCATCAATCAACAGCAAATCAGCATTGAGTTCCAGGGCAAGAGCGATCGCTTCAGATTCACCCGGATCTAACCTCGCCTCATTTTGAAGCAGTTGAACAACGCTGAGGTCGGTCACTTGTCTAACTTGAAGCCAAGCAGCAGATTGCGCTTCAAGCGTTCCAGGAACAGGGGGATCGATATCTGCGAGTTCCCGATCCACCGCTTCAGGAACGGTGACTTGACTGTAGAGTTGTGGCAGAAGGGGCAAGTTTGAATGGCGGCTAGATTCGTGATTACTGATGTATCGCTAATGACAATCACAGTGTATCGCTAATGACAATCACAGTCGCCCCAACTCCCGTAGGTTTTTCAAGTCCAGCTCAAAATCCTCCACATCGTAGGAGTAGAGGGGAATATGGCGCTGTTTGAGGAGTTGACGAAAGGCATTGGATGTCATCTCTGCGAGTTGACTCGCATAACCCAGGGTTAAACGAGCGGTTTGAAACAAGTGTAATGCGATTTCTTGGCGAAACTCGCTCGGGGTAAGCCGAGACGCTTGCAGGATTTCGTCTGAAATGATGACACTCACAGTAGGATGACCTCGTCAGGTGTAATTTTAGGGTGACTTTCCTCTATTGCTCACGCTGCTTTAACCATTGTCGCATTGAGACTGATCAGGACTTTATGTAATACGTCAATATCAAGGTTTCCGGGCGCGTGAGCAAACGAGCGGTATATCTGGTTTTGGGCGTCAACCGCGAGGGCAACAAGGAACTGTTGGGATTGTGGATTGGAGAAGCTGAAGCTGAAGGAGCCAAGTTCTGGCTGAAAGTGCTAACGGACTTGAAGAACCGGGGGCTGAAGGACATCTTGATTGCCTGCTGCGACGGGCTGG
This genomic window contains:
- a CDS encoding type II toxin-antitoxin system VapB family antitoxin, with product MQITLNLDESLLNEAFQMTNLTTQEELVNLALQEFVRSRRKKSLLDLAGQIQLVPDFDHKALRGTRHVAD
- a CDS encoding DinB family protein yields the protein MAEYNCWMNQSLYSVCLMIPDEKRKQDLGAFFKSIHGTLNHLLYGDKAWMGRFTNNSFSVAAIGQELYADFEELRVEREKMDQQILEWSIKLDPLWLRQPFEYTSNVDGKRRVLPASILVTHMFNHQTHHRGQITTLIKQLGYEPGVTDIPWLPSLNAVV
- a CDS encoding nucleic acid-binding protein, with the protein product MPLLPQLYSQVTVPEAVDRELADIDPPVPGTLEAQSAAWLQVRQVTDLSVVQLLQNEARLDPGESEAIALALELNADLLLIDERRGRAEADRLELRITGLLGILVEVDEYV
- a CDS encoding UPF0175 family protein, with product MSVIISDEILQASRLTPSEFRQEIALHLFQTARLTLGYASQLAEMTSNAFRQLLKQRHIPLYSYDVEDFELDLKNLRELGRL